One window of Hymenobacter sp. BRD128 genomic DNA carries:
- a CDS encoding alanine racemase, which produces MPKLPYERPTLRRLTAAPLAKFGPQAGPRPVAELEGVPVPELLARFGSPLFVLSERQLRRSYQAMHRAFGTRYPRVQLAWSYKTNYLNAVCRVFHQEGAWAEVVSGMELEKALANGVPGPQILFNGPGKTLADLRRAAEVEAIIHLDNADELHRLLDVAAGRPHRPRVALRVNLDAGIFPQWDRFGFNLENGQAWQALQQVAEASDRLELVGLHCHLGTFILQPAAYGAAAAKLAALALRCQQELQLPIGYLDLGGGFPSQNTLKGSYLPGPDAVPPLDDYAAAVADALLGAGFRPDALPLLVLEAGRALVDEAGYLLGTVLATKRLADGRRATVVDFGVNLLFTSYWYDHHISPVRAASGQTEATVLYGPLCMNIDVLRESISLPPLVAGDQVVVHRVGAYNMSQWQQFITLRPNVVLLDTQGQAHVIREAETLEYLQQNERVPAHLVSEQ; this is translated from the coding sequence ATGCCTAAACTCCCTTACGAGCGCCCCACGCTGCGCCGCCTCACGGCCGCGCCGCTCGCCAAGTTTGGCCCGCAGGCTGGCCCGCGGCCGGTGGCCGAGCTGGAGGGCGTGCCCGTGCCCGAGCTGCTGGCCCGGTTTGGCTCGCCGCTGTTTGTGCTGAGCGAGCGGCAATTGCGGCGCAGCTACCAGGCCATGCACCGGGCCTTTGGCACGCGCTACCCACGGGTGCAGCTGGCCTGGTCGTATAAAACCAACTACCTCAACGCCGTGTGCCGCGTGTTTCACCAAGAAGGCGCCTGGGCCGAGGTGGTGAGCGGTATGGAGCTGGAAAAAGCGCTCGCCAACGGCGTGCCCGGCCCCCAGATTCTCTTCAACGGCCCGGGCAAGACCCTGGCCGACCTGCGGCGCGCCGCCGAGGTCGAGGCCATCATTCACCTCGACAATGCCGACGAGCTGCACCGCCTGCTCGACGTGGCCGCCGGCCGGCCGCACCGCCCCCGCGTGGCCCTGCGCGTGAACCTCGACGCCGGCATCTTCCCGCAGTGGGACCGCTTCGGCTTCAACCTCGAAAACGGGCAGGCCTGGCAGGCCTTACAGCAAGTAGCGGAGGCTAGCGACCGGCTCGAATTGGTGGGCCTGCACTGCCACCTGGGCACGTTCATCTTGCAGCCGGCGGCCTACGGCGCGGCGGCCGCCAAGCTGGCCGCGCTAGCCCTGCGCTGCCAGCAGGAGCTGCAACTGCCCATCGGCTACCTCGACCTGGGCGGCGGCTTCCCTTCCCAAAATACCTTGAAAGGCAGCTACCTGCCCGGCCCCGACGCCGTGCCGCCCCTCGACGACTACGCCGCCGCCGTGGCCGACGCGCTGCTCGGCGCGGGCTTCCGGCCCGATGCGCTGCCTTTGCTGGTGCTCGAAGCCGGCCGCGCCCTCGTGGATGAGGCGGGCTACCTGCTAGGTACCGTGCTGGCTACCAAGCGCCTGGCCGACGGCCGCCGCGCCACCGTGGTAGATTTTGGGGTGAACCTGCTGTTCACCTCTTACTGGTACGACCACCACATCAGCCCCGTGCGCGCCGCCTCGGGCCAGACGGAGGCCACCGTGCTCTACGGCCCGCTGTGCATGAACATCGACGTGCTGCGCGAAAGCATCAGCTTACCCCCGCTCGTGGCCGGCGACCAAGTGGTGGTGCACCGCGTGGGCGCCTATAATATGAGCCAGTGGCAGCAATTCATCACCCTGCGGCCCAACGTGGTACTGTTGGATACGCAAGGCCAGGCGCACGTTATCCGCGAAGCTGAAACCCTGGAATACCTGCAACAGAACGAGCGCGTGCCGGCTCACTTAGTCAGTGAGCAATGA